In a genomic window of Methanomassiliicoccus sp.:
- a CDS encoding DUF3243 family protein, which translates to MTDNSEQRDYCMSVMTYTQDWDTWKATLKEAILAGKSLGLSDGEIKDIATRFADFLADRVCAETTEEALVKDMWDVADVDERKAIVSIFFKMLSE; encoded by the coding sequence ATGACGGACAACAGCGAACAAAGGGACTACTGCATGAGCGTGATGACATACACCCAAGACTGGGACACTTGGAAGGCGACGCTCAAGGAGGCGATATTGGCCGGTAAGAGCCTCGGTCTGTCGGACGGAGAGATAAAGGACATCGCCACCCGCTTCGCCGATTTCCTCGCCGATAGAGTGTGCGCGGAAACGACGGAGGAGGCGTTGGTCAAGGATATGTGGGACGTCGCCGATGTGGACGAGCGCAAGGCTATAGTCAGCATATTCTTCAAGATGCTGTCAGAGTAG
- a CDS encoding TrkH family potassium uptake protein, whose protein sequence is MSNSGVWRRTWKSFRFILRKHGITRYTVRARLARRENTIAYLLGMLFSYLAIALILPLIVALIYNEDPRPWIYPIILCASLGAPLLLRFEAAQFTRPTAALFVVTMGWLIAMVLGAIPYIMYGMSIIDAMFETMSGFTTTGSTIMLDIEAWPNSILFWRSFSQWLGGAGIILIFITILPMVGVAGRNLAKSEFSGFDIQNISLRIQEESSKFHYIYMAFSGIMFLLLLVTGIGLFDSLTVMFSTISTGGFSPHTQSIAYYHNPLVEWIVIVFMFLAATNFYLHFQAFVSRDRKTYWRSAEFRSYAFIFLAASVAVTAILWGHEFDELEPGIRTSMFQVISCMSSTGFATTDFSLWSRSAIFLLLALIVIGGCSGSTAGGIKVVRFVLSRKFIYSSIYKTVHPRAIFSIKLDGRQLGENVVSSMMAVAMCYLATALLCSVVLVLLGIDPTTAISAAVTTLSNAGPGVGQLGPMGTFGLLPDLAKLVLIFTMWVGRLEFITVFAVLTPIFWREMIRYRKAK, encoded by the coding sequence ATGTCGAACTCAGGCGTTTGGAGAAGAACGTGGAAATCTTTCAGATTCATCCTTCGAAAGCACGGGATCACTAGATATACTGTCCGAGCAAGGTTGGCTCGAAGAGAGAATACCATCGCTTACCTGCTCGGCATGTTATTTTCATATCTTGCTATCGCCCTGATCTTGCCCCTCATCGTTGCGCTCATTTATAACGAAGATCCACGTCCCTGGATCTATCCGATCATCCTGTGCGCTTCTTTAGGCGCCCCCCTATTGCTCAGATTTGAGGCAGCTCAGTTCACCAGGCCGACCGCCGCACTTTTCGTAGTAACCATGGGCTGGCTGATTGCCATGGTTCTTGGAGCGATACCCTACATCATGTACGGGATGAGCATCATCGACGCCATGTTCGAGACCATGAGCGGCTTCACCACCACTGGCTCAACGATCATGCTGGACATCGAGGCGTGGCCTAACAGCATTCTGTTCTGGAGGAGCTTTTCCCAGTGGCTGGGAGGTGCCGGCATCATATTGATCTTCATAACCATTCTCCCAATGGTCGGCGTCGCCGGTCGGAACCTGGCCAAGAGCGAGTTCTCCGGTTTCGACATCCAGAACATCTCTCTGCGCATACAGGAGGAATCCAGTAAGTTCCACTACATCTACATGGCATTTTCCGGCATTATGTTCCTTCTTTTGCTGGTAACGGGGATCGGGCTATTCGATTCGCTCACTGTGATGTTTTCTACAATTTCAACAGGAGGCTTCTCGCCCCATACGCAGAGCATCGCTTACTACCATAATCCTCTGGTGGAGTGGATCGTCATTGTGTTCATGTTCTTGGCGGCAACCAACTTTTATCTCCACTTCCAAGCGTTCGTGTCACGGGACCGAAAAACGTATTGGCGGAGCGCGGAGTTTCGGTCATATGCTTTCATATTTCTTGCTGCAAGCGTGGCTGTGACCGCCATACTCTGGGGCCATGAGTTCGATGAGTTGGAGCCAGGGATACGCACTTCCATGTTCCAGGTCATCAGTTGCATGAGTTCGACCGGTTTCGCGACGACCGATTTTTCGCTCTGGAGCAGGTCTGCGATCTTTCTGTTGCTAGCCCTCATTGTGATCGGTGGATGCTCTGGCTCGACCGCCGGGGGCATCAAGGTCGTCAGATTTGTCCTATCCAGAAAGTTCATTTATTCATCGATCTACAAGACCGTTCATCCAAGGGCCATTTTTTCCATAAAATTGGATGGCCGCCAGTTAGGCGAGAATGTTGTATCTTCGATGATGGCGGTGGCTATGTGCTATTTGGCCACCGCTCTTCTTTGTTCCGTAGTCCTGGTCTTATTGGGGATCGATCCCACGACGGCCATCAGCGCAGCGGTAACGACCCTCTCGAACGCTGGACCGGGCGTCGGTCAGCTCGGGCCGATGGGCACGTTTGGTCTCCTGCCCGATCTGGCGAAATTAGTGTTAATATTCACCATGTGGGTCGGTCGACTGGAGTTCATTACCGTCTTCGCCGTCCTCACGCCCATTTTTTGGCGCGAAATGATAAGGTATCGGAAAGCTAAGTGA
- a CDS encoding ATP-binding protein, whose product MESVRGDRALVLDPLLERAIRERTDESMVTAELTFKRKNGTTFPGEITSSTFVDADGTLSTTVSVRDITERKQMEERLAENEKAARRRAEELETLMNTLPVGIWVANDNRCESITGNREALEMTGIDVDEEVSRRSLSCKQWTAPIRFFRDGVELKPEELPLQMAAMRGVESHGIELETLLLDGRRAFTLGDTRPLFDEDGNVRGAISAFVDITERKRYEADLLNAKTEWEQTFDHIPDLIAILDNKHNIVRANKAMLQRLGSPSPDRYVGLKCYRCVHGTDSPPAFCPHALTLADGQEHRAEIHEEGLGGYFLVSTTPIFDNQGELKGTVHVARDITDLRRTEANLKRSNAELQQFAYIASHDLQEPLRMVTSYLALMNKKFGDELSPQAKEYMSFAVDGSTRMKELIDDLLAYSRIDSKSIVLEEINMNDEAKTVEEDLHVMIKETRAEVIIDPLPNIRGDKTQMKQLLTNLISNAIKFRRPGFKPRVEVSAVTYENEVVFSVEDNGIGIDPEYADKLFKMFSRLHTREEYPGTGIGLAVAKKIVERHGGRIWFESEPGKGTTFFFTIPA is encoded by the coding sequence ATGGAGTCGGTGAGGGGGGATCGAGCCTTAGTTCTAGACCCTTTGCTTGAGAGAGCCATCCGTGAACGGACAGACGAGAGCATGGTCACTGCCGAGCTGACCTTCAAGCGCAAGAATGGCACTACATTCCCTGGAGAGATAACCTCGAGTACATTTGTAGACGCCGATGGCACCCTGAGCACCACGGTTTCAGTAAGGGACATTACCGAGCGCAAGCAAATGGAGGAGAGACTGGCGGAGAATGAAAAGGCGGCACGCAGGCGCGCTGAGGAGCTCGAGACGCTCATGAACACCTTGCCGGTCGGAATATGGGTAGCAAACGATAACAGGTGTGAGTCAATCACCGGCAACAGGGAAGCATTGGAAATGACCGGTATCGATGTGGACGAAGAGGTTTCGAGAAGGAGCTTGTCGTGTAAACAATGGACAGCTCCAATAAGGTTTTTCCGCGATGGAGTGGAGCTCAAGCCGGAAGAGCTCCCTCTGCAGATGGCTGCAATGAGAGGTGTGGAGAGCCATGGTATCGAGCTGGAGACTCTCCTACTAGATGGCAGGAGGGCTTTTACGCTTGGCGACACAAGGCCTTTGTTCGACGAGGATGGAAACGTCAGAGGGGCCATCTCGGCTTTCGTCGACATCACCGAGCGTAAGAGATACGAGGCGGATTTGCTCAATGCCAAGACCGAGTGGGAACAGACGTTCGATCACATCCCCGACCTTATCGCCATTTTGGACAATAAACACAATATTGTGCGAGCCAACAAGGCGATGCTACAGCGCTTGGGCTCGCCGAGCCCCGATCGATATGTGGGCCTGAAATGCTACCGGTGTGTTCACGGAACCGATTCCCCTCCAGCCTTCTGCCCCCATGCTCTCACCTTGGCCGATGGTCAGGAGCACCGGGCTGAGATCCATGAGGAGGGGTTGGGCGGATACTTCCTGGTGAGCACGACCCCTATATTCGACAACCAAGGTGAGTTGAAGGGGACCGTGCACGTCGCCAGGGACATTACTGATCTGAGGAGAACAGAGGCGAACCTAAAACGTTCCAATGCCGAGCTGCAGCAGTTCGCATACATCGCCTCGCACGACCTGCAGGAACCGTTGCGCATGGTGACATCGTACCTCGCTCTAATGAACAAGAAGTTCGGTGACGAGCTTTCACCGCAAGCGAAGGAGTACATGAGCTTCGCCGTCGACGGCTCGACGAGGATGAAGGAGCTCATCGACGATCTTCTAGCGTACTCGCGCATCGACTCGAAATCGATCGTGCTGGAAGAGATTAACATGAATGATGAGGCGAAAACGGTGGAAGAGGACCTCCACGTGATGATAAAGGAAACCAGAGCAGAAGTCATCATCGATCCTCTTCCGAACATCCGGGGAGACAAAACACAGATGAAGCAACTGCTGACGAATCTCATCTCCAACGCCATCAAGTTCCGCCGACCCGGCTTCAAGCCAAGGGTCGAGGTCTCGGCCGTCACCTACGAGAATGAGGTTGTCTTCTCGGTCGAGGACAACGGCATCGGCATCGATCCGGAGTACGCGGACAAGTTGTTCAAGATGTTCTCTCGATTGCACACTAGGGAAGAGTACCCGGGGACAGGAATTGGTCTAGCGGTGGCGAAAAAGATTGTCGAACGGCACGGCGGCCGCATATGGTTCGAGAGCGAACCAGGAAAGGGAACGACGTTCTTCTTCACCATACCGGCGTGA
- a CDS encoding fasciclin domain-containing protein — translation MKKGMLIAIASMAVVLCVLAGYAGTAAQTTTAPSNTIAQTAEENSDLSTLVTALNAAGLVDALNGTGPFTVFAPTNEAFAKLDPALLQKLTTTDVATLKQILLYHVASGEVMAGDLEDCQQIVTLQGGTVTVHIIGSDVYINDAKVIITDIQASNGVIHVIDTVLMPPAC, via the coding sequence ATGAAGAAAGGAATGCTAATCGCCATAGCCAGTATGGCAGTGGTCCTCTGCGTTTTGGCCGGTTACGCGGGAACAGCGGCACAAACCACCACTGCACCCAGTAACACCATCGCTCAGACAGCAGAGGAGAATAGTGACCTCAGCACTCTGGTTACCGCTCTGAATGCCGCTGGGCTGGTCGATGCTTTGAACGGCACCGGACCGTTCACCGTGTTCGCCCCGACCAACGAGGCCTTCGCTAAGCTGGACCCTGCTCTTCTGCAAAAGCTGACGACCACCGACGTGGCCACGCTCAAGCAGATCCTGCTGTACCACGTTGCATCAGGAGAGGTGATGGCGGGTGACCTTGAGGACTGCCAACAGATCGTTACCCTGCAGGGTGGAACGGTCACGGTGCACATCATCGGCAGCGACGTGTACATCAACGACGCCAAGGTGATCATCACCGACATCCAGGCGAGCAACGGGGTAATCCACGTCATCGACACCGTGTTGATGCCGCCGGCCTGCTAA
- a CDS encoding EamA family transporter, whose translation MSASVGRNEGLLLMTGALWGTAYVAIKVGLSDGDPYLFALLRFVLGSAVLFAFILYADKYDPSLFRDRTIWLVGLLNALCIALQNVGMTMTSATNAVLLFNINVGFVAILAAVILKDKLARLVLIGLFTGMVGVLLISTNGDLSTIYSGTFQGNLLVLLSGVVWAFCTVYLKRVLDRGKDVTMVTGAMFLMSVVFLLPMTAAFTTSYAMDGVAWLSVVWTGVVCTGIAYLTYNIGLRRVSVTVATILLLSEVVFAMLFALLFLGEVPTGSIALGGGLIVLSVVLISMAGRPA comes from the coding sequence ATGTCGGCGAGCGTGGGGCGGAACGAAGGGCTGCTGCTGATGACGGGGGCCCTTTGGGGCACAGCCTATGTGGCGATCAAGGTGGGCTTGAGCGATGGCGATCCCTATTTGTTCGCCCTGCTCCGCTTCGTCCTCGGATCGGCGGTACTCTTCGCCTTTATCCTCTACGCCGATAAGTATGACCCCTCCCTGTTCCGGGATCGCACCATCTGGCTGGTGGGCCTGTTGAATGCGCTGTGCATCGCCCTGCAGAACGTGGGTATGACCATGACCTCGGCCACCAACGCCGTGTTACTGTTCAACATCAATGTCGGCTTCGTGGCCATTCTCGCGGCGGTGATACTGAAGGACAAGCTGGCCCGTTTGGTCCTGATAGGTCTGTTCACCGGCATGGTCGGCGTGCTCCTAATATCCACCAACGGGGACCTATCGACCATCTACAGTGGCACCTTCCAGGGAAACCTGCTCGTCTTGCTCTCTGGAGTGGTATGGGCCTTCTGCACTGTGTACCTCAAGCGGGTCCTTGACCGGGGAAAGGACGTGACTATGGTCACAGGGGCCATGTTCCTGATGTCCGTGGTGTTCCTCCTGCCCATGACCGCGGCCTTTACCACCAGCTACGCTATGGATGGGGTGGCGTGGTTGTCTGTGGTCTGGACCGGCGTGGTCTGCACCGGCATCGCTTACTTGACATACAACATCGGGCTCCGGCGCGTGAGCGTCACTGTCGCTACAATCCTCCTCCTGTCCGAGGTGGTCTTCGCCATGCTCTTCGCCCTCCTGTTCCTCGGAGAGGTTCCCACAGGCTCCATCGCTCTGGGAGGTGGGCTGATAGTCCTCTCCGTGGTCCTCATCTCGATGGCAGGTCGCCCGGCCTGA
- a CDS encoding cation:proton antiporter, with the protein MDEIAIETVLLQLFVLFSLAKVAGLICERVKVSPVIGEIFAGVIVGNTFLYQSLSMDLDMSLFSILAELGVIFLLFAVGLETPFSELRKVGKTATLVAVLGVIVPLLSGFALIIALGHGQTEALFIAAAMVATSVGITARVIKDMDLTQTIESRVIIGAAVIDDVLGMIVLAIVVGIASGGSNGILDIVLVSAEGILFVLLVIFIGSILLPRARRRFETKKETIACGEQKRHGLSPLPLAVIVCLGLSFLASYVGLAAIIGAFLAGMAFAEFKDKWPCEEDFHPINEFLVPFFFLFVGISVDLASFGEVLLLAITVTLLAIATKFIGCGLGARSLGGKSATIIGVGMVPRGEVGIIVASIGLSMAVISANMFSVVVFMSMATTIVAPPLLTWAFRRKLRANGSCSNE; encoded by the coding sequence GTGGATGAGATCGCAATAGAAACCGTGCTCTTGCAATTGTTCGTTCTCTTTTCCCTGGCCAAGGTGGCGGGGCTGATATGCGAGAGAGTTAAGGTCTCGCCGGTGATCGGTGAGATTTTCGCAGGTGTTATCGTGGGCAACACCTTCCTCTACCAGTCGCTCAGCATGGATCTGGACATGTCGTTGTTCAGCATTCTTGCTGAACTGGGCGTTATCTTCCTGCTGTTCGCCGTTGGCCTGGAAACGCCGTTCTCGGAGCTTCGGAAGGTCGGCAAGACGGCGACCCTCGTCGCTGTCCTGGGCGTCATAGTCCCGCTTCTTTCGGGTTTCGCCCTCATCATAGCGCTTGGTCACGGCCAGACCGAAGCGTTGTTCATAGCTGCGGCCATGGTCGCCACGAGCGTCGGCATCACCGCCCGGGTGATCAAAGATATGGACCTTACCCAGACCATCGAGTCCCGCGTGATCATCGGAGCGGCAGTCATAGACGACGTTCTGGGCATGATCGTCCTAGCCATCGTCGTAGGCATCGCCAGTGGTGGTTCCAACGGCATATTGGACATTGTCCTGGTCTCCGCGGAGGGTATTCTCTTCGTACTGCTGGTAATCTTCATCGGGTCGATACTGCTGCCAAGGGCCAGAAGAAGGTTCGAAACAAAGAAGGAAACGATCGCATGCGGGGAACAAAAACGCCACGGTCTGTCGCCGCTACCCCTGGCGGTGATCGTCTGCCTGGGCTTGTCGTTTCTAGCATCCTATGTCGGCCTGGCCGCCATCATCGGCGCGTTCCTGGCGGGCATGGCCTTCGCTGAGTTCAAGGACAAGTGGCCGTGCGAAGAGGATTTCCATCCCATAAACGAATTCCTTGTGCCGTTCTTCTTCCTGTTCGTCGGCATATCGGTGGACCTTGCCTCGTTCGGGGAGGTGTTGCTGCTCGCGATCACCGTCACCCTGCTCGCCATCGCTACCAAGTTCATCGGTTGCGGCCTGGGAGCCCGAAGTCTGGGTGGTAAGTCGGCCACCATCATCGGCGTCGGAATGGTTCCACGGGGCGAGGTCGGCATCATCGTTGCCAGCATCGGGCTGAGCATGGCCGTCATATCGGCCAACATGTTCTCCGTCGTCGTCTTCATGTCGATGGCCACGACTATCGTGGCACCCCCACTGCTGACCTGGGCGTTCAGGAGGAAATTGAGAGCGAATGGCAGTTGCTCAAACGAATGA
- the trkA gene encoding Trk system potassium transporter TrkA, whose product MRIIIVGAGTVGYSIARILSSKHVVIVVERDEKRYEYVMNTLNVGVVNANGASPQVLERILKDDTDLFLAMTESDEANVFACLVAKKIRPGLRTVVRMRDRAFIEGSPVVSLLEIDQVLSPELLVATKIWKLAALENAIDIDRIPKYDLEIARFKLTRDTQGVTYIPMQHLPLSKDCRVLCVHRAGETVVLQGDATFQIGDEIVLIGSQSGIAEFDKLLGSTKKPRDILIVGGGLVAQYLIGLFEKEDVSLRLIEKDEARCKELAQRFNKVIIINDNGADPLVLRNENVGMTDVLVCATKSEESNLLACLVGKHLGVPKTITTYSKQEYKGIFQMAGIDAAISYHEVVANEIVKATVPNDCFLLLNGFEEALVSLKVNAHCRIRGDRFCQIELPERSTVAAVVFDGKAKMPNPDGYVMEGDTLLVYADKLDIIALERIFNLDIPVNP is encoded by the coding sequence ATGCGCATCATCATCGTCGGTGCCGGTACGGTTGGTTACTCGATAGCTCGCATTCTATCGAGCAAACATGTCGTAATTGTCGTGGAGAGGGATGAGAAGCGTTACGAATATGTCATGAACACCCTAAATGTCGGGGTGGTCAACGCTAACGGGGCCAGCCCCCAAGTGCTTGAACGTATCCTGAAGGATGATACGGATCTCTTCTTGGCGATGACGGAAAGCGATGAGGCCAATGTGTTCGCATGCCTGGTCGCCAAGAAGATCAGACCCGGGTTGAGGACGGTGGTGAGGATGCGCGACCGGGCGTTCATCGAGGGCAGTCCAGTAGTGAGCCTCCTGGAAATAGATCAGGTCCTCTCACCCGAGCTCCTCGTCGCAACGAAGATCTGGAAGCTCGCCGCGCTCGAGAACGCGATCGACATCGACCGAATACCGAAATATGACCTCGAGATTGCCAGATTCAAACTGACTCGCGATACGCAGGGTGTCACTTACATCCCGATGCAGCATCTCCCTTTGTCCAAGGATTGTAGGGTACTGTGCGTGCACAGGGCCGGGGAAACTGTGGTCTTGCAGGGCGACGCCACCTTCCAGATCGGCGATGAGATCGTTCTGATAGGCAGCCAGAGCGGTATCGCCGAGTTCGATAAATTGCTCGGCTCGACAAAAAAACCTCGTGATATACTCATTGTCGGTGGAGGTCTCGTTGCTCAGTATCTCATCGGATTGTTCGAGAAAGAAGATGTCTCGTTGCGCTTAATCGAAAAGGACGAGGCTCGGTGCAAGGAGCTGGCTCAAAGGTTCAATAAAGTAATCATCATCAACGATAACGGGGCCGATCCGCTCGTACTGCGAAATGAGAACGTCGGCATGACTGACGTCCTCGTCTGTGCCACCAAGAGTGAGGAGAGCAACCTCCTGGCTTGCTTGGTGGGTAAGCACCTGGGAGTACCTAAAACAATAACGACATACTCGAAGCAAGAGTACAAGGGCATATTCCAGATGGCCGGGATAGATGCAGCGATAAGCTATCATGAGGTGGTGGCGAATGAGATCGTGAAGGCCACTGTGCCTAACGACTGTTTCTTGCTCCTGAATGGGTTCGAAGAGGCGCTCGTCAGTTTGAAGGTCAACGCGCACTGCCGCATTAGAGGAGACCGGTTCTGCCAGATCGAGCTGCCCGAAAGGTCCACCGTGGCCGCGGTGGTCTTTGACGGCAAAGCGAAAATGCCGAATCCAGACGGCTATGTCATGGAAGGTGACACATTGCTTGTATACGCGGACAAGCTGGATATAATTGCCCTGGAGCGGATCTTCAACCTGGACATACCTGTGAACCCGTGA
- a CDS encoding response regulator, which translates to MLIDQSDEDMDSIKRMLSGENISVKIATDLDMGLSLINQGADIIIMDLYLPYSHGYDTFEVVRDYSATIPIIVLTENQDKDLALKAIRYGAQDYLFKETINGEVLVRSIRYAIERKMLVEEQKAIKFGLSRSSTDVEQFTYVAANDLSHLLDSVLEQLQLFKSDLAQRPPAKSTEGYNIAQESATTMRGIIDDLFGFSRVVVEGRPFERFSVEEALLTALDELRSLIDRTGAAVTHDPLPTIIGDRSQITLLLRNLIDTAIRFRGKGPLQIRVSTREDPKVWAFSVKDNGTGTPESLQDLVSGDFNSMFAGVAAKEHPGAGIKLIISKRVVERHGGIMKIVSVAEKGTATYFTIPKEYPG; encoded by the coding sequence TTGCTCATCGACCAGAGCGACGAGGACATGGATTCGATCAAGCGGATGCTCTCCGGAGAGAATATTTCAGTAAAAATCGCCACTGATCTAGACATGGGCCTTTCTCTCATCAACCAAGGGGCCGATATCATTATCATGGATCTTTACCTGCCGTATAGTCATGGTTACGATACTTTTGAGGTCGTCCGCGACTACTCGGCCACAATCCCCATCATCGTTCTGACTGAAAACCAGGACAAGGACTTAGCCCTGAAGGCAATTCGTTATGGCGCTCAGGATTACTTGTTCAAGGAAACCATAAATGGTGAGGTGTTAGTCCGCTCCATCCGCTACGCCATTGAACGGAAGATGCTGGTGGAGGAGCAGAAAGCGATTAAGTTCGGCTTGAGCAGATCAAGCACCGACGTCGAGCAGTTCACATACGTGGCCGCCAACGACCTCAGCCATCTTCTGGACTCGGTGTTGGAGCAACTCCAGCTTTTTAAGTCAGACCTCGCCCAGCGGCCACCAGCTAAATCCACGGAGGGTTACAACATCGCTCAGGAGAGTGCTACAACGATGCGAGGGATCATTGATGACCTCTTCGGCTTCTCCAGGGTCGTCGTGGAAGGACGGCCGTTCGAGCGGTTTAGCGTGGAGGAGGCCCTCCTCACTGCACTTGATGAGCTTAGGTCACTTATCGATCGAACAGGGGCCGCGGTGACCCATGATCCCCTGCCGACGATAATCGGTGACAGGTCGCAGATAACGCTTCTGCTTCGCAACTTGATCGATACGGCAATAAGGTTCAGAGGGAAAGGGCCTCTGCAGATCCGTGTTTCTACTCGCGAAGACCCAAAGGTATGGGCATTCTCCGTAAAGGACAACGGCACAGGGACACCAGAGTCACTGCAAGACCTGGTTAGTGGCGACTTTAATAGTATGTTCGCCGGAGTCGCTGCCAAGGAACACCCTGGTGCTGGCATCAAGCTGATTATAAGCAAGAGGGTCGTAGAAAGGCATGGTGGCATAATGAAGATCGTCTCGGTGGCGGAAAAAGGAACGGCAACCTACTTCACCATACCCAAGGAGTATCCAGGTTAA
- the heR gene encoding heliorhodopsin HeR yields the protein MVPETDPKFVALRKWNAALLVLHLVQGLAILALATSFALPVTASFLHFNSATGQLEAQISTLFTLPIAPLIALFLFTSAFDHFLLAGPFYQWYVDGLKAHINKARWFEYAFSSSIMIVVIAMLVGIYDVVSLIALFSINACMNLFGLVMEQINQNRPKVTWTPYIFGTFAGLIPWVGIAIYLAGAGQYGNVPSFVYWIFLTIAITFFSFAFNMILQYRAKGRWADYLFGEKVYMILSLVAKTLLAWQVFAGTLRPM from the coding sequence ATGGTTCCGGAGACCGACCCCAAGTTCGTCGCCTTGAGAAAGTGGAACGCCGCACTACTGGTCCTTCATCTGGTCCAAGGGCTGGCGATACTAGCTTTAGCGACCAGCTTCGCCCTGCCGGTGACAGCTTCCTTCCTTCATTTTAACTCGGCCACCGGTCAGCTAGAGGCTCAAATCAGCACTCTGTTCACCCTGCCTATCGCTCCTCTCATCGCTCTGTTCCTGTTCACCTCGGCCTTCGACCACTTCCTGCTGGCTGGGCCGTTCTACCAGTGGTACGTTGACGGACTGAAGGCCCATATCAACAAGGCCCGGTGGTTCGAGTACGCGTTCTCCTCGTCCATCATGATAGTGGTCATCGCCATGCTCGTGGGCATCTATGATGTCGTCTCCCTCATCGCGCTGTTCAGCATCAATGCCTGCATGAACCTCTTCGGCCTGGTCATGGAGCAGATCAACCAGAACCGCCCGAAGGTCACCTGGACCCCGTACATCTTCGGTACCTTCGCCGGCCTTATTCCATGGGTCGGCATCGCTATATATCTGGCTGGAGCAGGACAGTACGGCAACGTCCCCAGCTTCGTGTACTGGATCTTCCTGACCATCGCCATCACCTTCTTCTCCTTCGCCTTTAACATGATACTGCAGTACCGTGCGAAAGGCCGGTGGGCCGACTACCTCTTCGGGGAGAAGGTGTACATGATCCTCAGCCTGGTCGCGAAGACCTTACTCGCATGGCAGGTGTTCGCCGGGACGCTTAGGCCGATGTAA
- a CDS encoding SDR family NAD(P)-dependent oxidoreductase — protein MDLQGRVCIITGANSGIGRETALALAALKARVVMTVRDSKKGARARKEIVDRTGNDSVEVMICDLSSLDSIIG, from the coding sequence ATGGACCTCCAAGGAAGGGTCTGCATCATCACCGGAGCCAATTCCGGCATAGGCAGGGAGACCGCTCTCGCCCTTGCCGCCCTGAAAGCCAGGGTGGTAATGACGGTCCGCGATTCGAAGAAAGGAGCGAGGGCCAGGAAGGAGATCGTCGACCGGACCGGGAACGATTCGGTCGAGGTCATGATCTGTGACCTTTCCTCATTAGATTCCATAATAGGGTGA
- a CDS encoding fasciclin domain-containing protein, with the protein MPDIVELAMQAGNFKTLVAAVQAAGLVDTLKGAGPYTVFAPTDEAFAKLPAGTVESLLKDVPKLKNILLYHVVPGKVMAADVVKLKTAKTVQGEEVKIDAARWHLHRHVKVNDANIIQADIVASNGVCHAIDKVLMPK; encoded by the coding sequence ATGCCGGACATCGTTGAGTTGGCCATGCAGGCAGGGAATTTTAAGACACTCGTCGCTGCAGTACAGGCCGCTGGGCTCGTTGATACTTTGAAGGGGGCTGGACCGTACACAGTATTCGCTCCGACTGACGAGGCGTTCGCCAAGCTGCCCGCGGGCACGGTGGAGAGTTTGTTGAAGGATGTTCCCAAGTTGAAAAATATCTTACTGTACCACGTGGTCCCGGGCAAGGTCATGGCAGCGGACGTGGTCAAGCTAAAGACCGCCAAGACGGTCCAGGGGGAGGAAGTCAAGATCGATGCGGCACGATGGCATCTGCACCGCCATGTGAAGGTGAACGATGCCAACATCATCCAGGCCGATATTGTCGCTAGCAATGGGGTCTGCCACGCCATCGACAAAGTATTAATGCCGAAGTAG